The DNA window CCCTCAGCTCATCATAGGAGAAGCAAAGGATGAGTCTCAGCAACTTCAGTCTTTTCCACGCGTAGCTCACAGGCCTCGGGATCAAGAAAATGATATTGAAGTGCAGAGAGGGGCTCAATGGAAGGGAGCTCGCAGCAATGGGGTGAAAGATTCACATTTCTTCCAGAACTTCCTGTCAAACAGCCTGGAGACCTTTGGAGAAGGAGCAGTAGAGGTGGAGGAGGACGAGGTTGCAGAGGAAGCCTCTGTTCACACTGAGACTGTTAAGGAAGAGGAGGTGAAAAAGGAAGAAAAGCCCCTACAGTTGATTAGGGGCAACAAAGACCCAGAGATTAAACAACCACCATCAGCCGTTACCATCTGCGCTTcgtcctccccctctcattctaccacccctcccctttcGCCTATTGTCCCCACTATTAAGCATAGTTCCACTAGCACCAGCACCCTGCAGAAGTCTGCTCGCTCAGCCAAAGCCTCAGtcacagccctgtctctctccagtcctccctcATCCTGGTCTACTCTTACACCTGCTGGCCGACTACGGAAGACCAAGGAACAACTGGACATACTAAAGGAGCACTTCCTGCACTGCCAGTGGCCTAGGAGTGAGGACTACACCCAGCTGGTAGAACTCACAGGCTTGCCCCGTGCAGACATCATCCAGTGGTTTGGGGATACGCGCTACGCTGTTAAGAATGGGCAGCTACGCTGGGTGCAAGGGGTCCGTGAGCAATTTCTGTCTGAACAAGCCACACAGCAAAATGGCAGTGGAGTCACCGGTGGAAACGGTTCCAGTGGGATCCCTCGGGTTATGGGTAGCCGCAAACGTAAGTCTCAAGCGAATGGCGCCACAGCAACATCCACTGCCGATTTCCCGGACATCAAGCCGCTGGGGGTTTACCATCGCTTGACTGGGGTTCTTCATGAGAAAGACCTTGATGCCCTTTGCAAAAAGTCACGAATGAGCTACCAGCAGGTGCGAGACTGGTTTGCATCTCAGGAGAGCAAGGAAATTGACCCAGAAACCAATGTTACTGATTGAGATGAGGAACTTGTGGGCGGATAAGGGTTGGAAATCAGCACTCTCTCTTTTTACAGAGGACAAGACTGATCATCGCTTACGCAGAACGATGACGCTCCTTCGTTACAAAAACGTTTCATATTGAATTGACTTTGCTTTAATGTGAGCAGGTGTGACTCTTAAATGCGTACGGTCTTTGTAGTATAAGCACAGATCTGGTGACTGTGCTGAATTATTGCTGCATTCCGTGTTTTTTCTCATAAGCTTGGTCTTGAAGTCCTGCTTGTGCTGCCTGCCTACTATAGATAGGACAGTACCTAGTGCACTGGTTCAATTCCCCCACCCCCTtattttgtttgtgtgttatgATGTAATTTGTAGTCCAGTATTGTAGCAAAATATAATTAACTGGATATAAAGTATGTTTT is part of the Oncorhynchus keta strain PuntledgeMale-10-30-2019 chromosome 15, Oket_V2, whole genome shotgun sequence genome and encodes:
- the LOC118394994 gene encoding homeobox and leucine zipper protein Homez-like, with protein sequence MATHIDRNRRIGLEVNMETFQSDVTKTACEGKHAAPRSSKTPHRQITNGKSHLSFDHDATDSDGGKVRDGGVSFSTNHNSVVCLPLVSEGPKLVWTQSNQTRELDTIQELIQAFNVFPYPTSREVNALARLCALPLDKVKVWFMVQRIKYGISWASEEIEETRGKLAGPEWTNDYANEKEEIKMRTGCGEMSVEAEDTGQMNNGLNSSLLHPRKRARHETPEHCKPASTIRHFSSSLPPPQDSYYYRPPVDMPATTATEASLNLSETSLGSPRQQQRGRYKKTKAQLAVLRSSFLRENWPAETELRCLQNETGLSRNDIRKWFSDSRYQLRNGRGLLRTSMVNPQLIIGEAKDESQQLQSFPRVAHRPRDQENDIEVQRGAQWKGARSNGVKDSHFFQNFLSNSLETFGEGAVEVEEDEVAEEASVHTETVKEEEVKKEEKPLQLIRGNKDPEIKQPPSAVTICASSSPSHSTTPPLSPIVPTIKHSSTSTSTLQKSARSAKASVTALSLSSPPSSWSTLTPAGRLRKTKEQLDILKEHFLHCQWPRSEDYTQLVELTGLPRADIIQWFGDTRYAVKNGQLRWVQGVREQFLSEQATQQNGSGVTGGNGSSGIPRVMGSRKRKSQANGATATSTADFPDIKPLGVYHRLTGVLHEKDLDALCKKSRMSYQQVRDWFASQESKEIDPETNVTD